From Piscinibacter gummiphilus:
CGGATCACCTTCTTGTCGGTGAGGCCGCGGTCGCGCACGAAGCGCACGAAGCAGCGGGCGCCGTTGCCGCACTGCTCGACTTCATCGCCGCTGCCACCGTTGAAGATGCGGTAGCGGAAGTCCACACCCGGCGTGCGGCTCTTCTCGACGACGAGGATCTGGTCGGCGCCGATGCCGAAGCGGCGATCGCCAAGCTGGCGGTACTGCTCGGGCGTGAGATCGAGCGGCTGTTGCGTGGCGTCGAGCACGACGAAGTCGTTGCCCGCGCCTTGCATCTTGGTGAACCGGAGTTGCATCCCGCGATTATCCGGCCGCTTTGCGAAAAGCCCTCGTCAATACAACGATGGTTCGCCCGCCGGCCGGGTCTTGAAGCGCTTGTGCACCCACAGGTACTGCGCCGGGTTGCGGCGGATCTCGCTTTCGATCCAGCGGTTCATCGCGGCGGTGTCGGCCACCGCGTCGTCCGTCGGAAAGTTTTGAAGCGGCTCACCGAAGCGGACCTTGTAGCCCTGTCCGCCCGGCAGCATCTCCGCAACCACCGGCTGCACCACCATGTCGAGGGCACGCGCCATGCGCGAGGGCGCGAGCAGCGTCGCGGCCGGCACGCCGAAGAACGGCACGAAGGCGGCGTCGCGCTCGCCGAAATCCATGTCGGGCAGGTTGAAGAACGCGTGGCCCTTGCGGATCGCGCGGATGAGCGGCAGCGCCTTGTCGCTGCGCGGAAAGATCTCCGCCTTGTCACCGAAACGCAGCCGGCCCTTGCGGATGATGTCGTCCATCACCGGGTTGCTCTGCGCCTGGTACATCGAGCAGGCGTACTGGTTCTGGAACAGCAGCACGGCGACGCCGGCCACATCGAGCCCCATGAAGTGCGGGACCAGCCACATCACCGGACGCGGGCTGCGTTCGGCAAGCGTCACGTCGCCCTCGACGTGGATCATCGACTTGAGCCGCTCGGCGGGCGCGAACCACAAGAGGCTGCGCTCCAGGATGCTGCGGCCGAGCCAGCGGAAATGCTCGCGCGCCAGGCGCTCGCGTTCCGCGGCCGACAGTTCGGGAAAGCACAGCTCGAGGTTGCGCAACGCCACCTTGCGGCGCGCACCGGCCAGCGCGTAGAGCAGGCGGCCGGTGCCGTTGCCGACCGCAGCCAGCAGCGGCAAGGGCAGCAGGTGCAGACACCACATCACGCCCAGCAGCGCGCGGGCCCCCAGGGTTTCGGCGCGGCTGCTCATGCGGACACCTCGTCCGCGGCGGCCTGCGCGCGCGGCGTCTTGTAGCGGTGGTAGCCCCACAGGTACTGTTGCGGGCACTGGCGGATCAGGCCTTCCATCGCCCGGTTGATGGCCTCGGCCGCCGCTTGTCCGTCTTGGGGCAGCGGCTCGGGAAAGGGGAAGAAGCGCTGCACGTAGCCCGCGCCGCGCGGGAGACGCTCCACCCAGGTCAGCAGCAGCTCGGCGCCCGTCTGCTGAACCAGCCGCGTGGCCAGCGTCATCGTGTAGGCCTCGCGGCCGAAGAAGGGCGCCCACACGCCCATGCCTTCGGGCGGCACTTGGTCGGGCAACAGACCGACCATCTCGCCCTTGCGCAGGGCCCGGATCATCTGTCGCACGCCCGACAGCGAAGCCGGCGCCGCATACAGCTGCGGCCGCTCGCGCGAGGTCTTGACCAGTTCGCGCAGCCAGGGCTTGCGTGCCGGGCGGTAGAGCACGGTGATCGGGCGGGTGGCGCCGAAGCGTTCGGCAATCGCCTGCGCCGCGACCTCGAAGCAGCCCATGTGGGGCGTCAGCAGCAACACGCCCTTGCCGCGGGCCAGCGCAGCCCCCAGCAAGGCCTCGCCTTCGAATCGCACGCGCGGGAGGATCGGCTCGTCCGGCTTGCGCATCCAGAGAAAGGGCAACTCCATGACCATGCGCCCCGCCGAGGCGATGGCCGGCTTCCATTGGGCCGGGCTCAACCCGGCCTGGGCCGCGTTGGCCGCCATGCGGCGCCTATAGGTCGGCGACAGCAGATAGGTGACCCAGCCCAGAAAGGCGCCCAGGGCGTGAAGCAATGCGAGCGGGAGACTCGCAAACCAGTGGAAGAGCGTGAGCATCTGCTTCTTATAATCAGCGCCAATCGCCGAGTTACTGAACTACTTGCGGGGCGATTCAAAAATCCTGCTAAAGCGTTCGCCGCTCTCTGAAACCCAGCCCGGCAACGCAATGTGTGCAACCCACTGGAGTTTAAAGAGTGTCCAACGATTTCCTCTTCACCTCGGAATCCGTCTCCGAAGGCCACCCCGACAAGGTGGCTGACCAGATCTCCGACGCCATCCTCGACGCCATCTTCAAGCAGGACCCGCGCTCGCGCGTGGCCGCCGAGACGCTGACCAACACCGGCCTCGTGGTGCTGGCGGGCGAGATCACCACCAACGCCCACGTCGACTACATCCAGATCGCGCGCGACACCATCAAGCGCATCGGCTACGACAACACCGAGTACGGCATCGACTACAAGGGCTGCGCGGTGCTCGTGGCCTACGACAAGCAGTCGAACGACATCGCCCAGGGCGTCGACCACGCCTCCGACGACCACCTCAACATCGGCGCCGGCGACCAGGGCCTGATGTTCGGCTACGCCTGCGACGAGACGCCCGAGCTGATGCCCGCGCCGATCTACTACGCGCACCGCCTCGTCGAGCGCCAGGCCCAGCTTCGCAAAGACGGCCGCCTGCCCTTCCTGCGCCCCGACGCCAAGAGCCAGGTCACGATGCGCTACGTGGACGGCAAGCCGCACAGCATCGACACCGTGGTGCTCTCTACCCAGCACTCGCCTGACCAGAGTGAAACCCAGCACAAGATGAAGGCCTCGTTCACCGAAGCCATCATCGAAGAGATCATCAAGCCGGTGCTGCCCAAGGAGTGGCTGAAGGAAACCCGCTACCTGATCAACCCGACCGGCCGCTTCGTCATCGGCGGCCCGCAGGGTGACTGCGGCCTGACCGGCCGCAAGATCATCGTCGACACCTATGGCGGCGCCTGCCCGCATGGCGGTGGCGCGTTCTCGGGCAAGGACCCGTCGAAGGTCGACCGTTCGGCCGCCTACGCCGCCCGCTACGTCGCGAAGAACATCGTCAAGGCGGGCCTCGCCAAGCAGTGCCAGATCCAGGTTGCCTACGCGATCGGCGTGGCCAAGCCGATGAACGTGACGGTCTACACCGAAGGCACCGGCGTGATCCCCGACGACAAGATCGCCGCGCTCGTCAACGAGCACTTCGACCTGCGCCCGAAGGGCATCATCCAGATGCTCGACCTGCTGCGCCCGATCTACGAGAAGACCGCTGCCTACGGCCACTTCGGCCGCGAGGAGCCGGAGTTCTCGTGGGAGAAGACGGACAAGGCGGCCGCGCTGCGTGCCGCAGCCGGCCTCAAGTAAGGCCGGGAATCGACCGAAAGCAAAAGGGCCGCTCATGCGGCCCTTTTCTTTTGCAGTGCAGCGCACAAGCCACCCGAGCAGCGCACCCCAGCAAGGGGGATGGGCCCTCAAAGAGCACGTCCATACACTTTTACGGCAGTCCCGCGAGTCGTCCGTGCCCCAGCCTCCCTTGATCCCCTACACCGAGTTGCCGCTCGACGGCCTCGACGCCGGGCGTGTCGAAGCGCTGTGGATGTTCGTCGCCAGCGGCCCCGACCTGCAGCGGGTGCTACCCGATGGCCGCACCGACATCGTGATCCGCTTCCGCCTGGAAGACGACGGAGAGACTCTCTCGCGCCCGCGCATCGTGATCGCCGGCCCCACGCTTCACGTGCGCGACGTGCCGGCCCAGGCGCGCACCGGCCTGATGGGTCTGCGCTTCACCCTGGGGTGGGCGGGCGCCTGCCTCGGCGTGTCGCCCAAGCTGCTGCGCGACCGTGAACTTCTGCACGAAGACGCCGAAGCACTGATCTCTGCACATGCCGAACGCCTGAAGCGCTGCCGCTCGCTGACTGAGTTGAAGCGCCAGCTGGTGTCGACCGGGCAAGAGCTGCTGCTAGCCGCGCGCACGACGCCCGGCCAACTGCTCGCCGTCGAAGCCGTCCGGCTGCTGCGCAGCGCGCCGGAGCGCCCCGACCTCAAGCTGCTGTGCCGGCAGCTCGGCGTCTCCGAGCGAGCCTTGCGGCGCGAA
This genomic window contains:
- a CDS encoding lipid A biosynthesis acyltransferase, translated to MSSRAETLGARALLGVMWCLHLLPLPLLAAVGNGTGRLLYALAGARRKVALRNLELCFPELSAAERERLAREHFRWLGRSILERSLLWFAPAERLKSMIHVEGDVTLAERSPRPVMWLVPHFMGLDVAGVAVLLFQNQYACSMYQAQSNPVMDDIIRKGRLRFGDKAEIFPRSDKALPLIRAIRKGHAFFNLPDMDFGERDAAFVPFFGVPAATLLAPSRMARALDMVVQPVVAEMLPGGQGYKVRFGEPLQNFPTDDAVADTAAMNRWIESEIRRNPAQYLWVHKRFKTRPAGEPSLY
- the metK gene encoding methionine adenosyltransferase, whose translation is MSNDFLFTSESVSEGHPDKVADQISDAILDAIFKQDPRSRVAAETLTNTGLVVLAGEITTNAHVDYIQIARDTIKRIGYDNTEYGIDYKGCAVLVAYDKQSNDIAQGVDHASDDHLNIGAGDQGLMFGYACDETPELMPAPIYYAHRLVERQAQLRKDGRLPFLRPDAKSQVTMRYVDGKPHSIDTVVLSTQHSPDQSETQHKMKASFTEAIIEEIIKPVLPKEWLKETRYLINPTGRFVIGGPQGDCGLTGRKIIVDTYGGACPHGGGAFSGKDPSKVDRSAAYAARYVAKNIVKAGLAKQCQIQVAYAIGVAKPMNVTVYTEGTGVIPDDKIAALVNEHFDLRPKGIIQMLDLLRPIYEKTAAYGHFGREEPEFSWEKTDKAAALRAAAGLK
- a CDS encoding lysophospholipid acyltransferase family protein yields the protein MLTLFHWFASLPLALLHALGAFLGWVTYLLSPTYRRRMAANAAQAGLSPAQWKPAIASAGRMVMELPFLWMRKPDEPILPRVRFEGEALLGAALARGKGVLLLTPHMGCFEVAAQAIAERFGATRPITVLYRPARKPWLRELVKTSRERPQLYAAPASLSGVRQMIRALRKGEMVGLLPDQVPPEGMGVWAPFFGREAYTMTLATRLVQQTGAELLLTWVERLPRGAGYVQRFFPFPEPLPQDGQAAAEAINRAMEGLIRQCPQQYLWGYHRYKTPRAQAAADEVSA
- a CDS encoding AraC family transcriptional regulator; protein product: MPQPPLIPYTELPLDGLDAGRVEALWMFVASGPDLQRVLPDGRTDIVIRFRLEDDGETLSRPRIVIAGPTLHVRDVPAQARTGLMGLRFTLGWAGACLGVSPKLLRDRELLHEDAEALISAHAERLKRCRSLTELKRQLVSTGQELLLAARTTPGQLLAVEAVRLLRSAPERPDLKLLCRQLGVSERALRREVIEAVGVPLRSLASIVRFHRAMMLMREPGARPSVVAAEAGYSDQAHMNREFQRYGRFTPAVPMQVPLIGRGAPPSGAGRNVQDRCDSRP